The following proteins are encoded in a genomic region of Eriocheir sinensis breed Jianghai 21 chromosome 2, ASM2467909v1, whole genome shotgun sequence:
- the LOC127002433 gene encoding coagulation factor IX-like: MAGEGQRRWRWGHVMVAVVVVVAVTGDSSSDLAEGPELRRIKRQERFGFGFNPNLFGGRQQNLGSLINSFLGGGRNPNQGNQGNRPGGDLLGTINFGGLPIQVTNGQNGVGISFGPGGQGGQGNQGNQGGQGNQGGQGNQGNQGGQGNQGNQDGQGGPGDCSINNGGCQYQCRVNRRGNPRCVCPNGFRLNREDRRTCRDVNECRRNNGGCSDVCTNTEGSYTCDCSNGDLQADGVTCSSGSDELILAMNCAVNNGGCQQFCSQTSQGVVCGCQNGFSLGADKTSCQQVDACSNNNGGCEDICNSTPRGPVCSCSPGKFLAQDRRSCPDLDECRFNNAGCQQICVNTDGSFKCQCQSGFELVNGRFCRPTAQTPRPTNPTPSTSAPITSGGGGDVNRGCGVNSKKSLFHRIVGGKPADPKDWPWMAALLRRTTNAQYCGGTLITNQHVLTAAHCLKPFSASQIRVRLGEYRFDTPSDSDHVDFDVLDVRMHERYNSDTQENDIAVVKLNRPATFSDSIWPVCLPPAGEFYEGRSGYVTGWGTIHFGGPVSSVLQEVVVPVWSRDDCSNAYPGKVFPGMMCAGLKTGGKDSCQGDSGGPYQVQDPRTKRWFLAGVVSWGIQCARPENPGVYSEVAYYLGWIQANAV; this comes from the exons TCGGCTTTGGCTTCAATCCCAACCTCTTCGGCGGCCGCCAGCAGAACCTTGGCTCCCTCATCAACTCCTTCCTCGGGGGCGGCAGGAACCCTAACCAGGGCAACCAGGGCAACCGTCCCGGCGGCGACCTGCTGGGCACCATCAACTTCGGCGGCCTGCCCATCCAAGTAACCAACGGCCAGAACGGAGTTGGGATCTCCTTCGGGCCGGGTGGTCAAGGCGGCCAAGGCAATCAAGGCAACCAGGGCGGCCAGGGCAACCAAGGCGGCCAAGGCAATCAAGGCAACCAAGGCGGCCAGGGCAACCAAGGCAACCAAGATGGTCAAGGCGGTCCTGGAG ACTGCAGCATCAACAACGGCGGATGCCAGTACCAGTGCCGCGTCAACCGAAGGGGGAACCCCCGCTGCGTCTGCCCGAACGGCTTCAGGCTCAACCGAGAGGATCGCAGGACGTGCCGCGACGTGAACGAGTGTCGAAGAAACAACGGCGGCTGCAGCGACGTCTGCACCAACACTGAAGGCTCGTACACCTGCGATTGTTCCAATGGGGACCTGCAGGCTGACGGGGTCACCTGCTCCTCCGGCTCCGACGAGCTCATTCTAGCCATGAACTGCGCCGTCAACAATGGTGGCTGTCAGCAG TTCTGCTCTCAGACATCCCAGGGAGTCGTCTGCGGATGCCAGAATGGATTCAGCCTTGGGGCGGACAAAACCTCCTGCCAGCAGGTGGACGCGTGCAGCAACAACAACGGGGGATGTGAGGACATCTGCAACAGCACGCCGCGGGGACCCGTGTGCTCGTGCAGCCCAGGCAAG TTCCTCGCCCAAGACAGACGCTCGTGCCCGGATTTGGACGAGTGTCGCTTCAACAACGCCGGATGTCAGCAGATCTGCGTCAACACCGACGGTTCCTTCAAGTGCCAGTGTCAGAGCGGCTTCGAGTTGGTCAACGGACGGTTCTGCCGGC CCACAGCCCAGACGCCGCGGCCCACAAACCCCACCCCGTCAACGTCTGCACCAATCACCtcaggcggcggcggtgacgttAACAGAG GGTGCGGCGTCAACTCAAAGAAGTCGCTCTTCCATCGCATCGTGGGAGGGAAACCTGCCGACCCCAAGGACTGGCCGTGGATGGCTGCCCTGCTGCGGCGGACGACCAACGCCCAGTACTGCGGCGGCACCCTCATCACCAACCAGCACGTGCTCACGGCTGCCCACTGCCTCAAACC GTTCAGCGCCTCGCAGATCCGTGTGCGGCTGGGCGAGTACCGGTTCGATACTCCCAGCGACAGCGACCACGTTGACTTCGATGTCCTGGACGTCCGCATGCACGAGAG ATACAATTCAGACACGCAGGAGAACGACATCGCGGTGGTGAAGCTGAACAGACCGGCGACCTTCAGCGACTCGATCTGGCCCGTGTGTCTGCCTCCCGCTGGCGAATTCTACGAGGGACGGAGTGGCTACGTGACAG GCTGGGGGACGATCCACTTCGGCGGCCCTGTCAGCTCAGTGCTCCAGGAGGTGGTGGTGCCCGTGTGGTCCCGAGACGACTGCTCCAACGCCTACCCCGGCAAGGTGTTCCCCGGCATGATGTGTGCGGGGCTCAAGACTGGCGGCAAGGACTCGTGTCAG GGTGACTCCGGCGGACCCTATCAAGTCCAGGACCCGAGGACCAAGCGGTGGTTCCTGGCGGGCGTGGTGTCGTGGGGCATCCAGTGTGCCAGGCCAGAGAACCCGGGTGTGTACTCCGAGGTGGCGTACTACCTCGGCTGGATCCAGGCCAACGCTGTCTAG
- the LOC127002438 gene encoding uncharacterized protein LOC127002438: MFSGRVHMRLVGLLVQSLSYLFIFWSLNEYGGDCGEVVVVTVLPLAEVMGRTYYYCWMGQSVICAGEGLLAAVREAAYEVGLGTPTHDVLSELANRLEATPPSIKIWGMGSVSARTHVKLSGVLMTYVVVLLQFCERSAYASNTKQYEAATPYDHCFGPSNNNSV; this comes from the exons ATGTTCAGCGGAAGGGTGCATATGCGGCTTGTGGGCCTGCTGGTACAATCGCTGTCCTATTTGTTCATCTTCTGGTCGCTGAACGAGTACGGCGGTGACTgtggcgaggtggtggtggtgacggtgctgcCGCTCGCCGAGGTGATGGGCCGCACTTACTACTACTGTTGGATGGGCCAGTCAGTCATCTGTGCG GGCGAGGGTCTTCTGGCCGCCGTGAGGGAGGCAGCGTACGAGGTGGGGCTAGGCACACCCACGCACGATGTCCTTTCCGAACTTGCCAACCGCCTGGAAGCCACACCACCCTCCATCAAGATCTGGGGCATGGGGAG CGTGTCAGCCCGCACCCACGTCAAACTGTCCGGCGTGTTGATGACCTACGTGGTGGTGCTGTTGCAGTTCTGTGAGCGGAGCGCCTACGCCTCCAACACCAAACAGTACGAGGCTGCCACCCCCTACGACCACTGCTTCGGCCCCAGCAACAACAACTCTGTCTAG
- the LOC126998349 gene encoding uncharacterized protein LOC126998349 — translation MHLKLFFTQCSTSAATICRSVFSKKNKQCEDVESSQESKGKDQKASGTSEQDAELPFVQANLFMFSIASCFGFHNVRRSSGGAWEVSRWRVVPVVVHLAISVAGFLVVIYLIFFCNLKYYQGVMIMPITFGMSFCIGEYISSFSISKHYIKYLSTIEAQDVKMKPYTNMAFVATGTFVSSTIYTACSLLVTNLSQENIFILMVPVFTTTYLPTVLDMHMFSFTLMLKQQVVKLRRRIRRVNQWTREEVSGVARQWLLLCRLFRIHNRVRLPFFLSRQVFRKSLYSRLMMAMVQVMAFTFAAVMIDFMMDELKTQTSPTIVVLSVLVPLIWTDARSLGLSLNGEVINHAVSVNTLLCTPLPPLTYS, via the exons ATGCATCTTAAATTATTTTTCACTCAGTGTTCGACATCAGCAGCGACCATTTGCCGCTCAGTTTTctcaaagaaaaacaaacaatgtGAGGATGTCGAGAGCTCCCAGGAGTCAAAAGGCAAGGATCAGAAGGCCTCAGGGACCTCAGAGCAGGATGCGGAGTTGCCCTTCGTTCAAGCCAATTTGTTCATGTTCAGTATCGCCAGCTGTTTCGGCTTCCACAACGTGAGGCGGAGCAGTGGCGGGGCGTGGGAGGTGTCCCGGTGGAGGGTGGTGCCAGTGGTGGTGCACCTCGCCATCTCCGTCGCAGGCTTCCTCGTTGTGATAtacttaattttcttttgtaACCTGAAATACTATCAGGGTGTCATGATTATGCCGATTACATTTGGAATGTCGTTTTGCATTGGTGAATACATCTCATCTTTCTCAATCAGCAAACACTACATAAAGTACCTCTCGACAATCGAGGCCCAGGACGTGAAGATGAAACCTTACACTAACATGGCCTTCGTTGCAACAGGAACCTTCGTATCATCGACCATATACACGGCTTGCAGTCTCCTCGTCACAAATTTATCACAAGAAAATATTTTCATCCTCATGGTTCCTGTTTTTACAACTACCTATTTACCGACCGTCTTGGACATGCACATGTTCTCCTTCACCCTCATGCTGAAGCAACAGGTGGTCAAGCTGAGACGCCGCATCCGGCGAGTGAACCAGTGGACGAGGGAGGAGGTCAGTGGCGTGGCCCGTCAGTGGCTGCTGCTGTGCAGGCTCTTCAGAATCCATAACAGAGTAaggcttcccttcttcctgtcacGGCAG GTGTTCCGGAAGTCCCTCTACTCCCGCTTGATGATGGCCATGGTGCAGGTGATGGCCTTCACCTTCGCCGCCGTTATGATTGATTTCATGATGGATGAGCTCAAAACGCAGACTTCCCCAACCATAGTGGTTCTGTCTGTCTTGGTGCCCCTCATCTGGACTGATGCACGCTCTCTCGGCCTTTCTCTCAACGGAGAGGTCATCAATCATGCGGTGAGTGTGAACACGCTCCTgtgtacccccctcccccctcttacaTACTCGTAA
- the LOC126998037 gene encoding uncharacterized protein LOC126998037 encodes MALPPQHDRQGKGDLGPGGERQEGRLATHKKTRQRTTRYYELLAKAVGVLEAKDGEKLLETSYYLPIRCAIASGLHLVRRQPDGSYAVCKLTVVPAVLLYIGACTLALGNMGIKIYRGLFTFNTMVMVMPIIIGCIFIVLICAVLLSKTTCTVRYMESLQEAGLAARPTLKAKACVTVSFIFAVLNSYITLSLIPDSSRYLMQIILPVLLNSLVPYLLDIYIWVFTSGLGYSWAKLETHVLEKTQWWPADVETVAATWLTLTRLLALHNQVFCVVMTMRLLLFALEMLSLQYGLVDVRGTDDTVLLGLLAASELDVVLRALTIGALGEPLMEAHEGVVAALREAIRCAAWQDDSGESGISDYNTQGGGAGMQKHPLDKHREKDRPAAEEMVEGGECTSVPGIGHGKDRDDIAQVQGVKKRVGPPEGGWKQRAVTLAALHRLAQHMEARPAHLHVFGMGR; translated from the exons ATGGCGTTGCCGCCACAACACGACCGTCAAGGAAAAGGCGATCTTGGTCCTGGAGGCGAGAGGCAAGAAGGGAGGTTAGCCACGCACAAGAAGACCCGTCAAAGAACAACACGCTATTACGAGTTGCTGGCCAAGGCGGTGGGCGTGCTGGAGGCGAAGGACGGCGAGAAGCTCCTGGAGACAAGTTACTACCTTCCTATCCGTTGTGCCATCGCCTCGGGCCTTCATCTCGTGCGCAGGCAGCCAGACGGGTCCTATGCTGTGTGCAAGCTGACGGTGGTGCCCGCCGTGCTGCTGTATATCGGGGCCTGCACGCTGGCGTTGGGCAACATGGGCATCAAGATCTACCGCGGCCTCTTCACCTTCAACAccatggtgatggtgatgcccATCATCATAGGATGCATCTTCATCGTCCTGATATGCGCCGTGCTGCTGAGCAAGACCACCTGCACCGTGCGCTACATGGAGTCGCTGCAGGAGGCGGGGCTGGCGGCGAGGCCCACGCTGAAGGCAAAGGCTTGTGTGACGGTGTCCTTCATCTTTGCCGTCCTCAACTCGTACATCACTCTGAGCCTCATTCCCGATTCCTCACGCTACCTGATGCAGATCATCCTTCCGGTCCTGCTCAACTCCCTCGTGCCCTACCTGCTGGACATCTACATCTGGGTGTTCACGAGCGGCCTGGGCTACTCCTGGGCTAAACTGGAGACACACGTGCTGGAGAAGACGCAGTGGTGGCCGGCGGACGTGGAGACTGTGGCGGCGACCTGGCTCACCTTGACTCGCCTGCTGGCCCTGCACAACCAG GTGTTTTGTGTGGTGATGACCATGCGCCTGCTGCTATTCGCGCTGGAAATGCTGTCGCTGCAGTACGGCCTGGTGGACGTGCGCGGGACGGACGACACGGTCCTCCTGGGGCTGCTGGCGGCCTCTGAGCTGGACGTGGTGCTCAGGGCTCTCACCATTGGCGCCCTCGGGGAACCACTGATGGAGGCC CACGAGGGCGTCGTGGCCGCGCTGCGGGAGGCCATTAGATGCGCTGCGTGGCAGGACGACAGTGGCGAAAGCGGTATCAGTGACTATAACACCCAAGGCGGCGGTGCCGGGATGCAGAAGCACCCCTTGGACAAACACCGTGAGAAAGACAGGCCTGCTGCAGAGGAAATGGTAGAGGGGGGAGAGTGCACAAGTGTCCCCGGGATAGGTCATGGCAAGGACAGAGATGACATTGCCCAAGTCCAAGGAGTCAAGAAGAGAGTGGGTCCGCCTGAGGGAGGATGGAAACAGCGCGCCGTGACCCTCGCGGCGCTGCACCGCCTCGCCCAGCACATGGAGGCACGCCCCGCACACCTACACGTCTTCGGCATGGGCAGGTGA
- the LOC127002445 gene encoding UDP-glucuronosyltransferase 2A3-like isoform X4, with the protein MKTFTVEVAAAAGAWLLLLLGTLGTCSEVNTTSHKPVNATKSSAEREEGAGRRILILHPMYAASHVLTLRALARSLVARGHQVTVVRWKDTHQYPAARLPGITEFVLAINNTDGAVPHVTAEERGSFVMPQEVMWSSGTSWSALPVDAFITVSTYCRTLLEDLPLRHHLRQQEFHVAIVDLIYNECSLALAHDLGVPAIGYWAFTFAGGEPQYTTAFSPPSSVPFILSHYQDAMTFKQRAVNHLHALASHLVMQIQFGITGYHISRLLPSCPPPATLLADISGMLINSHPALDYPRLLPPSFINVGGLQIQPPSPLPKELEEWLAGSGEAGTILFSMGFIFNPRTVPLEVIRSLMDAFARLPQRVLMKLEEPHPAVPPNVKVVNWVPQQDVLGHPKTVLFFTHCGMHGVLEGLHYGVPMVGMPVFADQQDVLVRLEERGVARGVSKQANEDQIYEALKDVLTNTSYRANARRLSRIIKHHPLDPLRHAQWLVEHVAATGGAQHLKFASRHLNFVQFFGLDVAAFAVAAALALWYLLLPVLRHLITTLLSVARFRSKTKIKMT; encoded by the exons ATGAAAACTTTCACTGTGGAG GTGGCCGCAGCTGCCGGggcgtggctgctgctcctccttggGACCCTCGGAACTTGCAGCGAAGTGAACACGACGTCCCACAAGCCCGTCAACGCCACGAAGAGCAGcgctgagagggaggagggcgCAGGGCGGAGGATACTCATTCTGCATCCCATGTACGCCGCCTCGCACGTCCTTACTCTGCGTGCCTTGGCTCGCTCCCTCGTGGCTCGGGGGCACCAG GTGACGGTGGTGAGGTGGAAGGACACGCACCAGTACCCCGCGGCGCGCCTCCCGGGCATCACCGAGTTTGTGCTGGCCATCAACAACACGGACGGCGCGGTGCCCCACGTGACGGCGGAGGAGCGGGGCAG CTTCGTCATGCCGCAGGAGGTGATGTGGAGCAGTGGCACATCCTGGTCCGCCCTTCCCGTCGACGCCTTCATCACCGTCTCCACCTACTGCCGCACCCTCCTGGAAGACCTgcccctccgccaccacctccgtCAGCAGGAGTTCCACGTGGCCATCGTCGATCTGATTTATAATGAGTGTAGCCTCGCCCTTGCCCACGAtttag GTGTACCGGCAATAGGGTACTGGGCTTTTACCTTCGCTGGGGGGGAGCCTCAGTACACGACAGCCTTCAGCCCACCCTCGTCCgtgcccttcatcctctcccattACCAAGATGCCATGACCTTCAAGCAGAGGGCAGTGAACCACCTGCACGCCCTCGCCAGCCACCTAGTCATGCAG ATTCAGTTCGGCATTACCGGTTACCACATCTCGCGCCTCCTGCCCTCCTGCCCCCCGCCGGCCACCCTCCTCGCGGACATCTCAGGGATGCTCATCAACTCCCACCCCGCCCTCGACTACCCCCGCCTCCTGCCCCCGTCTTTTATCAACGTGGGAGGACTCCAGATCCAGCCACCGAGCCCGCTGCCCAAG gAGCTGGaggagtggctggcagggtctGGAGAGGCCGGCACCATCCTCTTCTCCATGGGCTTCATCTTCAACCCTCGCACCGTGCCCCTCGAAGTCATACGAAGCCTGATGGACGCATTCGCCAGGCTCCCGCAGAGg gtGTTGATGAAGCTGGAGGAACCGCACCCCGCCGTGCCCCCTAACGTCAAGGTGGTGAACTGGGTGCCGCAGCAAGACGTTCTCG GCCACCCCAAGACGGTGCTGTTCTTCACCCACTGCGGCATGCACGGCGTCCTGGAGGGGCTGCACTACGGCGTGCCCATGGTGGGGATGCCCGTGTTCGCCGACCAGCAGGACGTGTTAGTGCGTCTGGAGGAGCGCGGCGTGGCCCGGGGCGTGTCCAAGCAGGCGAACGAGGACCAAATATACGAGGCCCTCAAGGACGTCCTCACCAACACCAG TTACCGCGCCAACGCTCGCCGCCTCTCCCGCATCATTAAGCACCACCCGCTGGACCCTCTTCGACACGCCCAGTGGCTGGTGGAGCACGTGGCGGCCACCGGGGGCGCTCAACATCTCAAATTCGCCTCCAGACACCTCAACTTCGTCCAGTTCTTCGGCCTGGATGTTGCGGCCTTCGCTGTGGCGGCGGCGCTGGCCCTCTGGTACCTGCTGCTGCCCGTCCTGAGGCATCTCATCACCACGCTGCTCTCCGTGGCGCGGTTCAGGAGTAAGACCAAAATCAAAATGACGTGA